A single genomic interval of Lathyrus oleraceus cultivar Zhongwan6 chromosome 7, CAAS_Psat_ZW6_1.0, whole genome shotgun sequence harbors:
- the LOC127105509 gene encoding adenosylhomocysteinase gives MSLTVEKTTAGREYKVRDLSQADFGRLEIELAEIEMPGLMSCRTEFGPSQPFKGARITGSLHMTIQTAVLIETLTALGAEVRWCSCNIFSTQDHAAAAIARDSAAVFAWKGETLQEYWWCTERALDWGPGGGPDLIVDDGGDATLLIHEGVKAEELFEKTGEVPDPTTTDNAEFQLVLTIIRDGLKTDPQRYRKMKERLVGVSEETTTGVKRLYQMQASGTLLFPAINVNDSVTKSKFDNLYGCRHSLPDGLMRATDVMIAGKVGVVCGYGDVGKGCAVALKQAGARVIVTEIDPICALQALMEGFQVLTLDDVVSYADIFVTTTGNKDIIMVGDMKKMKNNAIVCNIGHFDNEIDMSGVENYPGVKRITIKPQTDRWVFPETNTGIIILAEGRLMNLGCATGHPSFVMSCSFTNQVIAQLELWNERKSGKYEKKVYVLPKHLDEKVAALHLGKLGAKLTKLTQSQADYISVPVEGPYKPAAYRY, from the exons ATGTCTCTTACAGTAGAGAAAACCACCGCTGGCCGTGAGTACAAGGTCAGAGACCTTTCTCAAGCAGATTTTGGCCGTCTCGAAATTGAGTTGGCCGAAATCGAGATGCCCGGACTCATGTCCTGCAGGACCGAGTTCGGACCATCCCAGCCCTTCAAAGGAGCCAGAATCACCGGATCTCTTCACATGACCATCCAAACCGCCGTCCTCATCGAAACCCTAACCGCCCTCGGCGCTGAAGTCCGTTGGTGTTCATGCAACATTTTCTCAACTCAAGACCACGCCGCCGCCGCCATAGCTCGTGACAGTGCTGCTGTATTCGCCTGGAAGGGTGAAACCCTACAGGAATATTGGTGGTGTACTGAACGCGCTTTGGACTGGGGTCCCGGTGGTGGTCCTGATCTAATTGTTGATGATGGTGGTGATGCTACTCTTTTGATCCATGAAGGTGTTAAAGCTGAAGAGCTTTTTGAGAAAACCGGTGAGGTTCCTGATCCTACCACTACCGATAACGCTGAGTTTCAGCTTGTGCTTACCATCATTAGAGATGGGTTGAAGACTGACCCTCAAAGGTACCGTAAGATGAAGGAGAGACTTGTTGGTGTTTCGGAAGAGACTACAACTGGTGTTAAGAGGCTTTATCAGATGCAAGCCAGTGGAACTCTTTTGTTCCCTGCTATTAATGTCAATGACTCTGTCACCAAGAGCAAG TTTGACAACTTGTATGGATGCCGTCACTCTCTTCCAGATGGTTTGATGAGGGCTACTGATGTTATGATTGCTGGGAAAGTGGGTGTTGTCTGTGGATACGGAGATGTTGGAAAGGGTTGTGCTGTTGCCTTGAAGCAAGCTGGAGCTCGTGTGATTGTGACTGAAATTGATCCAATCTGTGCCCTTCAGGCTCTCATGGAAGGATTCCAGGTTCTGACTCTCGACGATGTTGTCTCTTATGCTGATATCTTTGTTACCACCACTGGTAACAAGGACATCATCATGGTTGGTGACATGAAGAAAATGAAGAACAATGCCATTGTTTGTAACATTGGTCACTTTGACAATGAAATTGATATGTCCGGTGTTGAGAACTACCCTGGTGTGAAGCGTATCACCATCAAGCCTCAAACCGACAGGTGGGTTTTCCCTGAGACCAACACTGGCATCATTATCTTGGCGGAGGGTCGTTTGATGAACTTGGGATGTGCCACTGGACACCCTAGTTTTGTGATGTCCTGCTCTTTCACCAACCAGGTCATTGCTCAACTAGAGTTGTGGAATGAGAGGAAATCTGGAAAGTATGAAAAGAAGGTTTACGTTTTGCCTAAGCATCTTGATGAGAAGGTGGCTGCACTTCACCTTGGCAAGCTTGGAGCCAAACTCACCAAGCTTACCCAATCACAGGCTGATTACATCAGTGTGCCAGTTGAGGGTCCTTACAAGCCAGCTGCCTACAGGTACTGA